CAAGTAGCCGGTCGGCACGACAAACCTCTGCCTATCGTCTCCCACGTACACGACAAAAGTTCCGGTCGgcgtggtggtggtgggggaGCTGGCTCCTCCGTCGTTATCCCTTAGCAAGCACTCATAATGTGATGGATCGCGGTCGGCATTGCCGATGACCTTAACTTTCTTGGCTAGTTTCTTCATTGAACCAAGTCTTTTGCCTAGCATTTTGTGGAGTGGAGAGTGGTTGAAATCAAGAAGGATTAGAGAGTGGTTTCTTGACTGTTGCCTAGAGGGAAAGGGTGGTTGATGTTTGCTTTTGTAGTGTGCTTGGTGGGTGGGATGGGGGTGGGGGTAGGGGCGTGTGTGTGTAAATGTTGCATTTGACTTTTAAGGTAGACTTAATTTAGATATTCAGAATATTTGTGGTTGATCATTTTGTCACGAGCGATTGTTTTCATTTACTTTGACTTGTCATTAGTTAAGACAAGCCATGATCTGaccaataaaatttgaaaatcttCCAACTCGAATCGGGT
This Sesamum indicum cultivar Zhongzhi No. 13 linkage group LG5, S_indicum_v1.0, whole genome shotgun sequence DNA region includes the following protein-coding sequences:
- the LOC105161750 gene encoding auxin-induced protein 15A-like; this translates as MLGKRLGSMKKLAKKVKVIGNADRDPSHYECLLRDNDGGASSPTTTTPTGTFVVYVGDDRQRFVVPTGYLSHPLFKILLEKAYNEFGFNQRNGLVVPCSVAAFQEVVSAVECCNGKFDFGDLVEEFI